The Stenotrophomonas maltophilia genome segment CACAGGAAGTGCGGCGGTTGCGCGAACTGGACATGCAGGTGCAGGCCATGCAGGCGCGCCTGGGCGGGCGGGTTGGCCCAGCCTCGACCCCGCCGGCCTCGCCATTGGCGCAGGCGGCGGCCGCCGCGGTTCCACCGAGCAGCGAGGGTTACGCCAGTACCGCCGCAGAAGCACAACAGGCCAGGCAGGAGTCGCGGCGCAGCGTGGACGATGTGAAGCAGCAGCAATCGGCCCTGTTCTCGCGTCGTTTCACCATCGAGAACAGCCTCACCTACGCACGCTACGACCGCAAGCAGCTCACCCTCAACGGCTTCCTCGCGTTGGACGCCATCTTCCTCGGCAATATCGCCATCGAGAACGTGGAGTCCGACTCGCTGACCTACAACGTGGCGGCCCGCTGGGGCGTCAGCCCGAACCTGACGCTCAACCTGGATGTGCCCTACCTGGCGGGGCGCACCGTGTACCAGAAAGGCGGCGCCGGCGGTGCAGCAGCCGCCATCGCGCAGGAGCAGACCAACGGCAACGGCCTGGGCGACATTGGCCTGAGCGCGAACTACCGGCTGTTCGGCGAACGCGGCTGGCGCCCGGAGACCGTGCTCACGGCCGGCGTCACCGCCCCCACCGGGCGCGCACCCTACGGCCTGGACTGGAAGGTGATCGAGCGCGATGACGATGACTACATCCGCTTCGCCGTGCCGCGCGAGCAGCCCACCGGCAACGGCGTATGGCAGGCCAACCTCGGCCTGTCGATGGTGAAGACCGCCGACCCGGCCATCCTGTTCGCCAATATCGGCTATGTGCACTCCATCCCGCGCGGATTCAACGACATCGACAGCAATCCGGACACGGTCAATCCGGGCGACGTGAAGCTGGGTGGCTCGGTGTACTTCGGCGCAGGCGTGGCCTTTGCGTTCAACGAGCGGACCAGCCTGAGCCTGTCCTTCAGTGACCGCACCAGCGCCCGCGCCTCCACCCGCTTCCAGGGCGGCAAGTGGATGAAGGTGATCGGCAGTGATGCCAATGCGGCATCCCTGAACCTGGGCGTGACTTATGCGTTGAACCAGCACACCACGCTGGTGACGCTGCTGGGCATCGGGCTGACCCCGGATGCGCCGGACTTCACGTTGGCGTTCAAGATTCCGTACATGTTGTAGCAACAGCGCCAGGCACGACGCTGCGCCGTGCATCGGCATGGCCCGGATTCATCTTCCGGCACCACAGCGGTCCCTGCCCGCTGCTATATTCAGTCCAGCTCGGCAGGCACGGTGCCTGCCCTCGAATCACAGGGAGTTGGACATGGGTCTGGTACAGGCGGTGAAGGGTGCGGTTGGCGGTGTGCTGGCCGACCAGTGGAAGGACTTCTACACCGTGCCGGCGGGCCTGCCGTCCACGGCCGCCCTGTTCGCGGCGGTGCCGCAGGGCACCAATGCCGGCCGCGGCTCCAACACCAGCGGCTCGTCCAACATCATCACCAACGGCTCGAAAATCATCGTGCCGGAGGGCTACGGCCTGCTGCTGTTCCAGGACGGCGCGATCACCGCATTCGTCGCCGAACCGGGTGGCTACGAGTGGCGCTCCGACGATCTGAACTCGCAGTCGATCTTCGCCGGCGACGGCCTGGTCAGCACCTTCATCAAGCAGAGCTGGGAACGCTTCAAGTTCGGCGGCCAGCCGGGCGCGCAGCAGGCGGCCTACTTCGTCTCGCTGAAGGAACTGCCGGACAACCGCTTCGGCACCCAGTCGGAAATCTACTGGGACGACGGTTTCCTCAATACCCAGGTCGGTGCGATCACCCGCGGCTCGTACACGCTGAAGATCGTCGACCCGATCCTGTTCGTGAAGAACTTCGTACCGGCCAGCTACCTGCGGCCGGGCCAGGTGTTCGACTTCACCGATCTGGACAACGCCGCTGCCAGCCAGCTGTTCAATGAAGTGGTCGGTTCGCTGGCCCCGGCCTTCAGCCTGTATACCAACGATCCGGGCAAGGGCAACCGCATCACCAAGCTGCAGCAGGACTCGCTGGGCTTCGCGCAGAGCCTGTCGGCCGCCGTCGAGCAGGGTTACCAGTGGAAGTCCGACCGCGGCCTGGCCATCGTCAAGACCGCCATCGTCTCGATCGAGTACGACGCCAACACCCGCGAACTGCTGAAGACCGTGCAGCGCGCCGATGCGCTGTCCGGTTCGCGCGGCAATTCCAACCTGCAGGCCAGCGTCGCCCAGGGCATCCAGTCGGCCGGCGAGAACGGCGGTGCGGCGGGCCTGGTCGGTGTCGGCATGGCCTCGGGCATGTTCGGTGTCGGCGGCATGCAGCAGCCGGCCACCCCGGCTGCCGACGATCCGGTCGCCAAGCTGAAGAAGGCCAAGGAAATGCTGGACCTGGGCTTGATCACCCAGAGCGATTACGACGCGCTCAAGGCCAAGGCACTGGGCCTGTAACAGCAGGACGCACAACCGACATGTCCGATCCCCGAAACGGCCCACCGCCGCTGCCCGGATCCGCGCCCGCGACGCCGCCGCCCTTGCCGGCGGCGTCGTTGGATGGGCCCGGTTCGCCGCAGGACGTCCCTCCCCTGCCCGGCAGCTTCCCGCTGGACACTTCGAAGCTGCCGCAGGCCATCCGCGATGAAGTGGAAGCGCCCGATCCCGTGGCCATCGATACCTCGGCCAGCGAGCTGAAGGACGGCCTCAACCGCTGCCCGAAGTGCGGCGCCACCGACATCCGGCCCAAGGCCGGCACCGACATCCTCGTCTGCCTGTACTGCCGTCACGAATGGCATGGCGCGCGGGTCGAGGAGGAATTCGGGCTGGGCGAGGCCATCGACCAGCTGCGCGGCACCGTCATCGCGTCCGGCGCACGCGACATCGATGCCGACACCTCGGCGTTGATGACGTTCAAGTGCACCGGCTGCGGCGCCGAAGTCACGGTCAATACCGAAAGCACGATGACGGCGCGCTGCCACT includes the following:
- a CDS encoding SPFH domain-containing protein, coding for MGLVQAVKGAVGGVLADQWKDFYTVPAGLPSTAALFAAVPQGTNAGRGSNTSGSSNIITNGSKIIVPEGYGLLLFQDGAITAFVAEPGGYEWRSDDLNSQSIFAGDGLVSTFIKQSWERFKFGGQPGAQQAAYFVSLKELPDNRFGTQSEIYWDDGFLNTQVGAITRGSYTLKIVDPILFVKNFVPASYLRPGQVFDFTDLDNAAASQLFNEVVGSLAPAFSLYTNDPGKGNRITKLQQDSLGFAQSLSAAVEQGYQWKSDRGLAIVKTAIVSIEYDANTRELLKTVQRADALSGSRGNSNLQASVAQGIQSAGENGGAAGLVGVGMASGMFGVGGMQQPATPAADDPVAKLKKAKEMLDLGLITQSDYDALKAKALGL
- a CDS encoding transporter, yielding MHTLMRITPLALAALAGTALAAPTTPDDGADVQALANQLEQLKANYAQEVRRLRELDMQVQAMQARLGGRVGPASTPPASPLAQAAAAAVPPSSEGYASTAAEAQQARQESRRSVDDVKQQQSALFSRRFTIENSLTYARYDRKQLTLNGFLALDAIFLGNIAIENVESDSLTYNVAARWGVSPNLTLNLDVPYLAGRTVYQKGGAGGAAAAIAQEQTNGNGLGDIGLSANYRLFGERGWRPETVLTAGVTAPTGRAPYGLDWKVIERDDDDYIRFAVPREQPTGNGVWQANLGLSMVKTADPAILFANIGYVHSIPRGFNDIDSNPDTVNPGDVKLGGSVYFGAGVAFAFNERTSLSLSFSDRTSARASTRFQGGKWMKVIGSDANAASLNLGVTYALNQHTTLVTLLGIGLTPDAPDFTLAFKIPYML